From one Lolium rigidum isolate FL_2022 chromosome 4, APGP_CSIRO_Lrig_0.1, whole genome shotgun sequence genomic stretch:
- the LOC124707515 gene encoding tubby-like F-box protein 8, whose protein sequence is MSFRSIVRDVRDGFGSLSRRSFEVTISGLSGLAGGGGHRGRSQSTVHELRDGVDVVVQESSWASLPPELLRDVVRRLEASESTWPSRRHVVSCAAVCKAWREMCTEIVTSPEFCGKLTFPVSLKQPGPRDGMIQCFIKRDKSKSTYHLYLCLSNAVLMENGKFLLSAKRNRKTTCTEYVISMDADNISRSSSTYIGKLRSNFLGTKFIVYDTQPPYNGAVVPSVGRSSRRFNSKKVSPKVPSGSYNIAQVTYELNVLGTRGPRRMNCIMQSIPASSVEPGGIVPGQPDQIMPRALEESFRGMTSFSKSSIMDRSMDFSSSRDFSSARFSDIGGGAIMGSEDGQNKERPLVLRNKVPRWHEQLQCWCLNFRGRVTIASVKNFQLIAAPSQPPAGAPTPSQPAPAEQDKIILQFGKVSKDMFTMDYRYPLSAFQAFAICLSSFDTKLACE, encoded by the exons ATGTCGTTCCGCAGCATCGTCCGCGACGTCAGGGACGGGTTCGGGAGCCTGTCGAGGCGGAGCTTCGAGGTGACCATCTCGGGCCTGTccggcctcgccggcggcgggggcCACAGGGGGAGGTCCCAGAGCACGGTGCACGAGCTCCGGGACGGCGTCGACGTCGTGGTGCAGGAGAGCAGCTGGGCCAGCCTCCCTCCCGAGCTCCTCCGCGACGTGGTCCGCAGGCTCGAGGCCAGCGAGAGCACCTGGCCGTCGCGCAGGCACGTTGTGTCCTGCGCGGCCGTCTGCAAGGCGTGGAGGGAGATGTGCACGGAGATCGTCACCAGCCCCGAGTTCTGCGGGAAGCTCACCTTCCCGGTCTCTCTGAAGCAG CCTGGCCCCCGAGATGGAATGATTCAGTGTTTTATAAAGCGGGATAAATCAAAGTCTACCTATCATCTCTACTTGTGCCTCAGCAATG CGGTACTTATGGAGAATGGAAAATTCCTCTTGTCTGCCAAAAGGAACCGCAAGACAACTTGCACGGAATATGTTATCTCTATGGATGCTGACAACATCTCAAGATCAAGCAGCACCTATATTGGAAAACTAAG GTCAAACTTCCTCGGTACAAAGTTTATAGTCTATGACACACAGCCCCCTTATAATGGGGCTGTAGTTCCTTCCGTTGGAAGGAGTAGCCGGAGATTCAACTCCAAGAAAGTCTCTCCCAAGGTGCCATCTGGTAGTTACAACATAGCTCAGGTGACCTATGAGCTAAATGTTCTTGGCACGAGGGGCCCTAGGCGGATGAATTGCATTATGCAGTCCATACCTGCCTCCTCAGTTGAGCCTGGCGGCATAGTCCCTGGGCAGCCTGACCAGATTATGCCCCGAGCTTTGGAGGAGTCGTTTCGCGGCATGACCTCCTTCTCCAAGTCATCCATCATGGACCGGTCCATGGATTTCAGTAGTTCCCGTGATTTCAGCAGCGCCCGCTTTTCTGACATTGGCGGAGGCGCCATAATGGGTAGCGAAGACGGACAAAATAAGGAGAGGCCACTAGTGCTTCGCAACAAGGTTCCGAGGTGGCACGAGCAGCTGCAATGCTGGTGTCTCAACTTCCGTGGCCGTGTGACCATTGCCTCCGTGAAGAACTTCCAGCTGATTGCGGCGCCAAGCCAGCCCCCAGCAGGGGCTCCAACTCCGTCACAGCCTGCTCCAGCAGAGCAGGACAAGATTATTCTGCAGTTCGGCAAGGTGTCCAAAGATATGTTCACCATGGACTACCGCTACCCGCTCTCGGCGTTCCAGGCATTCGCCATCTGCTTGAGTAGCTTCGACACCAAGCTGGCCTGTGAATAA